The nucleotide sequence aggcaaaacgctcttattctgaaatgctccatgtgggaaattCAGCCCTGCAGGGAACTGGAGGAAACGGTTCACAGAGCGCTGTGATTGGTTGTAGAAGcaacaagtcaacaacgtgGGGCAGACTAAACGctctgacaggcaggttagagtcagtttgtctctttagtatgaagaCGAGAACCAcagacaacattatttatcaaaccgggtcggactggatggatttagTGCgaagaggaaacacatgtgacaacgtacgattttcaaaataaggtgtctgtacaggatggaaataagattaactggattatatttacAGACAGTAGATAACATATTACATgagtccattaaaagtaaatggactcTCGGGCCCCGGGCCTCCCAAATTAGTCACTGACGACAAAACacatgaggaaaaaaataaaaaatgtgtaaaacttTGTTCGATATTCAGGAAAGTTCATTATTTTCAGCTAAGAATCTTCATTTCGCTGCGTCGCTAGAAAATATAATGTAGAGAAGATCTGAGGTCTTACATGTGTACTGAAGGTAGGAGTATGGCGGCGTGGCTGTTGACCCCGCTGTTTCCTCCTCAGGCCCGACGGCCACCAGAACAACCTGCGCTCGGCTGCCTACGAGGCTCTGATGGAGATCGTCAAGAACAGCGCCAAGGACTGTTACCCTGCGGTCCAGAAGACCACGCTGGTCATCATGGAGAGGCTGCAGCGGGTCCTACAGATGGAGGTGAGAGGGAGCggggacggggggggggggggttacttTCTGAAAACCGTCGGTCTGTCTGGAAACGCGTGTTCACACCTGCCgcctctttctgtgtctcagtCTCACATCCAGAGCACCTCGGACAGGATCCAGTTCAACGACCTGCAGTCGCTGCTGTGTGCCACTCTACAGGTGAGCCACCCGAGCCGTCAGTCACAAcgcgctcttattctgaaaggCCGGGCTTTAACGCTCTTACTGTGGCGGTTTTCCTGCAGAACGTCCTGCGTAAGGTGCAGCATCAGGACGCCCTGCAGATCTCAGACGTGGTGATGGCGTCTCTACTGAGGATGTTTCAGAGCACCGCCGGCTCCGGGGGGGTTCAGGAGGACGCCCTGATGGCCGTGTCCACGCTGGTGGAAggtacgcgcacacacacgacGCCCGGTACAAATATAAGAGTGTGTCAGACGGAGGCTgaactctgctctgtgtttcagtTCTGGGCAGCGACTTCCAGAAGTACATGGATGCCTTCAAGCCTTTCCTGGGAATCGGACTGAAGAACTACGCTGAGTATCAGGTACGACAGTCTGGCCCTGCCCCCTCCAGGCGGCATCACGGGATGATAAGTACAGCTCTTAGAAATACTCTGTGGAGCTGTGATGATGATGCTGCTGCGGTTGCAGGTGTGCCTGGCGGCGGTGGGTCTGGTGTGCGACCTGTGCAGAGCGCTGATGTCCAACATCCTGCCTTACTGTGACGAGATcatgcagctgctgctggagaacCTCGGGGTGAGGaaccctctctctgtctctctgatcCTGACTCTGAAGTTCCTCTGTGAGTCCAGCCTCAGAGCTTTAGTCTCCCTCTCTCGTCCTCAGAACGAGAACGTCCATCGGTCGGTGAAGCCTCAGATCCTCTCGGCGTTCGGTGACATCGCTCTGGCCATCGGAGGAGAGTTCAAGAAGTACCTGGACATCGTGCTGGACACCCTGCAGCAGGCGTCCCAGGCCCAGGTGGACAAGGTAAAGACCCAGCAGAGGAGAACTTCCTCGCCGCGTTGGGTCCGTGATGATAAACATGCACCACGCTGACCGTGATGTACAACCAACCACGTTTATCTGAGACCTGGAGGAGGGCTGATCAGTCTGACCCACCGCCTGACGACGGATCCCCGGCGTGACGAGCGGCCGTCTGAGTTTTcatcattaaataaatgaatttgttGAAGTTTGGATGTTtgaacagctgtgtgtgtgtctctgcagacGGACTACGACATGGTGGACTACCTGAACGAGCTGAGGGAGGGCTGTCTGGAGGCCTACACCGGGATCATCCAGGGCCTGAAGGGGGACCAGGAGAACGTGCACCGTAAGAACGTGCACCGATCACGTGACCTCACGCCGTCAGGCGACGTCGGTTCCTCTTCCTGCGCTCAGTGAAGCAGGAGGATTTTACGACGTCGCAGAGAAACTCGGGTCTTTTTCACCCAGGAAGCTTCGGGCTGCGGCCCAACGACACAGCTTCCTGGTTTTGCGGGACCCAACAAACAAAGTTCTGATTTTAAAAGTGACGACGTGAACGTTCTGATCCGTTTTATTTTCTCCTCCCGCAGCTGACGTGATGCTGGTCCAGCCTCGGGTGGAGTTCATCCTCTCCTTCATCCACCACATAGCTGAAGATGAAGATCACTCTGACGGAGTCGTGGCCAACGCCGCCGGACTCATTGGgtgaggaggggggaggggctAGACCTGGATCTGGTCTGTGAAGAGGGATGGTGCTCTGCAGCGTGATGACAAACTCACGTCAACATTAAAAGCCTCagtggtgtttgtttgttttgttgttgacgtctgtttcctgtctgtgtgcgCGTGGACAGCGACCTGTGCACGGCGTTCGGAAAAGACGTGATGAAGCTGGTGGAGGTTCGTCCGCTCATCAACGACCTGCTGACCGAGGGTCGACGCTCCAAAACCAACAAGACCAAGACGCTGGCCACCTGGGCCACCAAGGAGCTCCGCAAGCTCAAGAGCCAGGCCTGGTGAGACGCACAGAGGGCGCCGCCACGCAGACGCTGGAGGGGGAGGGGCACAGATTCCCGTCCTCCTGCTGACGccgtttcttcttcttcttgttgtttCAGATTGTTGCTggtgggggaagagagagagagagagagagttgagtGATCGACATCAGTGAACAATGAGGACAAACTGCCCACTGGAACGAACTCTTCTGTTTGTCGGAGCGTCCGGTCGAAGCAGAAGTGAGATGACGTGTGAGCTGAgatgagtgtctgtgtgtgagagagacgtGTGAGCGAGCGAGAGATGACATCACACCACCTTCAGTTCCAGCAGGcgacccccccccaccccccccctcTTCCTGGACGGCCTGTGGACTGGCCTctgcctccccccccccctcctcccaccCCCggatcaaaacaaacaagaactcaCCTTCGAGCCCTCCCCCCTCTCCCACAATCCACCTCTCTCGCCGTAGCCGGGCTCTCCTGACGTCACCGAGCCGCCGCCCCTCGAGccgggggaggggggaggaggggacaTTAAGACATGACGAGAAAATAAAAGACTTTTGTGGAATCAAAGATAAAACACCGAGCGGACTTTGTGGACTTCTGTGGAAAActttttgttcttatttttcttcttcttcttcttcttctttcgaGCACTAAAACAGCGAAGGAGATCTGACGGACACGAGCGCCGCCACCCGCCGCCCCCCATNNNNNNNNNNNNNNNNNNNNcgccccccccccccccccccccccccccccccccccccttgtttCGACGCTCTTATCCCAAAACAACAGCACTAAAttcctacaaaataaaagtaaaaagccGACGAGGAATCCTCGAGGGAGCGAGTGCCAAATGGAGAGTAGCTTAGCGGAAACTAAAACGAGCTGTCTGAGCTGCCGGTGAAGCGTTCCCGTTTTTCTTTCCCCGCTGCACCTGGTTTGGGAAAAGGTCACTCACCGTCTTTGCttgtctaaaaacaaaaaaaaaagaattgaagACGTTTGTATAAGGTTATATTTTTCCATTGCTCTGCTGAAAATAGTTAAAACCAATAAAATGATATGAAACATTCCCCACGCAGTTCTGGTGATTTGGCTCCTCCTGTCGTCTGTTGGACTGACGGGAAGTTTTGGACTCTGATGATCGGAGGCCGGACTTTGGCTCCTGAGTTCGGTGGCCGCCTCCCACCGACGGTTTGTTTACGCCACAAAGAACCgtgattcttctttttttacttcATGGCTTGTTTGGTAGCAGCAGCTCGGCTCTTCGCTGACGGGGAGatatcatttttacattttttctttttttgggacGTTGAGTTTGTTGTTGGTGTGAAGATCCCGACGGCGCTGCAGAAACCTGAGCGTGCTCAGTGCTGCCGGTCCGCCTCGTCTCCGGGTCTGAACGCTTCACTTTCAGTCGGTAACGATAATCAAACACAGAACGACTTcctcagatttaaaaaaataaataaatgaataataaaaaaacaggagTGGAAGTTTTCTGATTTGGGAAATAAAAGTTCACAAATAATTTTCTTTGAGCAGAAAGTGAAGTGTTTGCAGCCTCGgagggcttttattttgtagaggTGCGGCAGCCGTACTTCCTGTTGACATGATGATCCTGGCAACAAGATTATTACTGAATTGTGAATCATTTAAAGCCAATctgctttttatttcatattcaaCTTTAGTGAACTAATAAAGTCTATATTGTACTGAACgctctgctgcttcttctgaccacaaacacaaaatgtttctcAGGTGTGTTCAGGTGCTGCTGCTCCTCCGGACTGGACTGATCCAGACTCGGTCCAAACACCTGCACGTGTGAAGTACCGCTGCTGTTACACCACATcctgcagggggcgctgctgctccTCAGTTCTGTCGGCCTTTAAACTGAGTTAGTGtcttgaacaacaacaacaggaattCTTTCTGGGCCTCAGGACCCCGTCCCCCTGGTAGATCTGTTCTGCTGTTATTGGCTCTTTAAAGAATGAGAAACATTACGATTAACAGGTTTTATTtacctgctgcagctggaaaagTGAACAAAAGTGCAGAAACtaaatgttgtcagacacttgtccCCGTTTAAAGATGAATATCATTAAAAACCACCTGGATTAATTAAGATCCTGCAGCAGCCTTCACACGGGTCAGTTTACACTGAGCGACCCGGCTCAGATgttcctgtttcacattcattctttttagaaatgggaaaaacaaattatgatTTATGGAAACTAAATTATTGATCTGCAAACAGAAGGTTCAGAAATCACTTCAGACTGAGActgattattttacatttagtcaCCTGACAGACGCTTTAATCCAGAGAGACTAACACCTGAGGATCAACACGCAACACGTACTGAGAGCTGTGAGCTCGTGCAGCATCAGCGGGGTAAACACCTGGAGGAAGAGTTCACGATTAGTGCAACCAATACAAGAGAACTGAGGAGACAGAAGAGCGCAGGAAGtgaggttagaggtgttatcagAGTTCTCTGCAGATATCCTGTTCACATGTTGCTGATCTGATAACTTAAAGCTCAGCAACTTTAccttgatttattttctttttattggttcaaaccaaaataacaaatgtaaaatattacgAAGAATTTAAGAAAGTACAACAAATACTTTTGAAAgaatacatgtttttaatagaaatgtaataaaatacaaaaccttGTTTCTGTTGAAACATTGTGTTTGTCGGCGCTGTCCTAACGGATCACGTGTGCAGGTGAAGAGTTTAAAGAACCAGACTACCTTTGATTTTATTGATCTTTTTTGTTCCTGAATCTGCCAGATGAGGAACTTCTGATCATAAACGGATCAATAAAGGCAGAATTAGGGGACAAGCGGTCCTGTGACGGGGGGAgcatcagccaatcagagcagaggATCGATCAGCCTGGTTAttaatgccccccccccccccccccccccccccccccNNNNNNNNNNNNNNNNNNNNaatcccccccccccccccccccggtggCCGCAGCTGGAACTACAGCAGATTCATTCACTGATCCATCTGTTTAAAGAGGTTTTTACTCCACCATCAGTACTCAATATTACTACTACTGATCATTACACTTACATATcatctatttatatttttacatttatatatttctttatgttCTACTTTACTAACTTTCTAtcattatttctattcctttcaTGCCTCGATGTGACAACTGtgacacaacaaaataataataatgtaaaaaatgtaaagcgTTACAACAAAGATAAAACCCCCCCGcaattttaaagaataaaaaaattaaatacatttatgaaataaaaaaataaaatacaaaactcacaaattcaaaaatatattcaaataaataattatgataataaaaatctaaaataaaaagatcATTTGGTAAAACGTAtcgaaaatataaaaatacattttaataaattgatTCTGTTTTTGATAGAGAAGTCATTCAGTCCCCAGCAGCTGATCTCAGAGCAGCGTTGGACTTGAAATCCAATAGCGTCTCTCCGCGCGGGTTCGAACCTGCTCACAGCGATGAGTTCCGTACCGGAAGTGACGTTTTGATCGAGTTCAGTTGACCCGAGGACACCCGAAGAAGAAACTGACGCATCTTAAgcagaatgtatttatttatttatatttgtcattttctcAGCTGAAGGTTTCACAGTTCAAAAAGAAGATAAATTCAAAgctttacaaagaaaaacacgaaacattaatgaaataataaaaagtcaCAAATTCAAGAAtttgatcaaataaaaaataaaataaaatatttgtttgagAAATTGCTGAGCAGATTAATCGATATTTGTTGATGTAAACTGTTATAATAAGATTATTGATTAGAGCGGCTACACGTGCACgcgcagagagagggagagaggggggcgGTAGAGAGACCTCCGGTAGTGACGGAGGCTCTCCGTTACCGGGAAGTGTCGGATGGAGCTTTCGGTTTCGGGGTCCGTCGTTCAAAGAGAGCCGAGCCTCCGTTTATCAATCAGCTGATCGATCACTGATGCCTCCGCGCGCCGCCTCCCGGGAGGATGAGTCGGTAGGAGGCTAACGGCGAGCTAACGTTACCGGCCCGGTCTCTCATGTCTTTTCGTGTTTTCACGTCGTTAGCAGCGTTCAGCGGAGCCCTTACCGAACCGGTCCGGACCTCCAGCGGCTGTCGGTCGGTGCCCGGTTACCGGGAGGATGCAGCAGCTAGCCGCCGTTAGCTCCgctgtttatttatatagccgtTATGTAAGAGCCCGATTAGCAGcgcgagctaacgttagcctgccGTGATGAATGACGCGCAACAAGAAATGTCTCCGGACTTCGTCCTGATGCGGCTCGTGTCCGCGGCGGAGTACGACCGGCTGGACGAGCCCGACGACCTGAGGTCCGGGAGCGGCGGGTTCGGGCCCGTGAAATCGGTGCTGGGTCACCGGAGCGGCGGGTTCGATGTGGACCCCGGCAGCCCCGCAGGAGGCCTCGGCTCGGCCTCCCCGCACTACAGCTCCCCGCTCCCCGGGAAAGGAGAGCTGGACGGCGGGCTGCTGCTGACGCAGGCCCCGCCGGGCTCCGAGGCGCCGCTGTCCCCGCCGCCGCCGGAGGACTTTGCCGTAGCGGCCCAGCGCTTTGTGGACTACCCGGGGCCGCACGGCTCGGGCGGGCACGGTTCGAGGGCGCAGCTGATGGTGTTTCAGAACCTGCTCCGATCCGGAGACCGGATCCTGGAGTGCGGACTGGAGCAGCCGCCCGGCTTCCTCCAGGAGGAAgcggagagacagagacagcagctgGACTCTGGACCAGGTACCGGTCCCGGTAGCACAACAGCCGGCCCTGGGGGCGGGAAGGACCAGAACTCTAACTGCATCCCCTCTGCAGAGGAGAACCTGCAGCCGCAGCAGTCGCAGCTCCTCCAGTGGCACCCGGTCCTCACGCTGTCCAGGGGGTCTGACGGATCCCAAACTCCCCAGCAGGGTGTCCCGGTTCTGGACTCTGAGTCCGGGTCAGTCCTGTGCCACCGACATCGCCTTCTGACAGACCGACTGGCTAAATGGCCCCCGGGCCTGCTGGACCAAGCCCTGCGTCTGGGCCTGCTGGAACCCAGGAAGAACTGCTCCGCCGGAGGGGAGGACCCGGTTCTGGCTCTGGCCCGGAGGCTGGGTCAGCTgggtgaggggagggagggaggaggcgGTGAGATGGTGCTCCCCCTCCCTCGCTGCTCTTGTCACAGCGTTCTGTCCTCGGGGACGGGGGGGCCCGGCGAGGACCCGAGTGAGACCAGCGATGCCCTGCTGGTTCTGGAAGGTCTGGGTTCTGAAGAGGTGGGAAGGTTGGGGGAGGGAGGGGACCAGGATGTAGTGGACATGGGGGACGCTGAGAAAGGGGAGAGGGTGGGGGGAGTCAGTGGGGGGGCGGGAGCGGTGTTCTCCAGCGGGACTCTGAGTGGTCTGATGCGGCAGGTCCACAGACTGGCGGAGGAGGCCGGGGTCTGCACCGACCAGAACTGCCGGTCCTCACTGGCGGTCCTCGGTGCCGCGGTGTCCCTCCCCCCCGTCGTCAGCGGCACCAGCCCCTGCCCGTACCCCCCGGCCCCTCAGGCTGCAGCGACCCCTTGCAGTCTCCAGCTGTCCCCCGACCCTCTCCCGTCCTCCACCCCCGACCCGAGTCCCCGTGCCCCGCACCAGCACCAGTCCCGCTCCCAGCCCCAGAGCCGGGCCACCACCCCCAAACTTGGCGTGGCCTCTGGAGGAGCCGGCCGGTGCGC is from Micropterus dolomieu isolate WLL.071019.BEF.003 ecotype Adirondacks linkage group LG02, ASM2129224v1, whole genome shotgun sequence and encodes:
- the LOC123962558 gene encoding suppressor of cytokine signaling 7-like, whose amino-acid sequence is MNDAQQEMSPDFVLMRLVSAAEYDRLDEPDDLRSGSGGFGPVKSVLGHRSGGFDVDPGSPAGGLGSASPHYSSPLPGKGELDGGLLLTQAPPGSEAPLSPPPPEDFAVAAQRFVDYPGPHGSGGHGSRAQLMVFQNLLRSGDRILECGLEQPPGFLQEEAERQRQQLDSGPGTGPGSTTAGPGGGKDQNSNCIPSAEENLQPQQSQLLQWHPVLTLSRGSDGSQTPQQGVPVLDSESGSVLCHRHRLLTDRLAKWPPGLLDQALRLGLLEPRKNCSAGGEDPVLALARRLGQLGEGREGGGGEMVLPLPRCSCHSVLSSGTGGPGEDPSETSDALLVLEGLGSEEVGRLGEGGDQDVVDMGDAEKGERVGGVSGGAGAVFSSGTLSGLMRQVHRLAEEAGVCTDQNCRSSLAVLGAAVSLPPVVSGTSPCPYPPAPQAAATPCSLQLSPDPLPSSTPDPSPRAPHQHQSRSQPQSRATTPKLGVASGGAGRCASPLVVLEGEAGGGREGEKTTPRGKSRKAGSLKVRLSKLFRTKSSSGGSGGLLDKRPSLASSTSSGGSLLDVWGSTCSNTDQDSSRLQVSRPHSAFSPVPFTPAFTGETVSLVDVDISRRGGNSIHPPTPPPPPRRSLSLLDDFGVPPQQQGPFMERSVGASMQSLPPRPLVLPTSLSTIQHSLSLNDTFLRGLPRPVPLRPDGQHPPPRLVPRCPLGRPDAGSFATSLRELEKCGWYWGPMNWEDAEMKLKGKPDGSFLVRDSSDPRYILSLSFRSQGVTHHTRMEHYRGTFSLWCHPKFEDRCHSVVEFIERAIMHSKNGKFLYFLRSRVPGLPPTPVQLLYPVSRFSSVKSLQHLCRFCIRQLVRIDHIQELPLPTPLISYLRKFYYYDPEEEIHPSLKERGPEPSSQPGVQPQT